A section of the Acidimicrobiales bacterium genome encodes:
- a CDS encoding HypC/HybG/HupF family hydrogenase formation chaperone, with the protein MCLADVGRVSTVSDDGKTATIVIGDHDRRISLALLVVDGVTVAPGDWLACHLGLATHRVSPTEAASIAAARQDDHRRST; encoded by the coding sequence ATGTGTCTCGCTGACGTCGGGCGCGTGAGCACCGTGAGCGACGACGGCAAAACGGCGACCATCGTCATCGGCGACCACGACCGCAGGATCTCGCTCGCGCTTCTCGTCGTCGACGGTGTCACCGTCGCTCCCGGCGACTGGCTCGCGTGCCATCTGGGGCTGGCGACGCACCGCGTCAGTCCCACCGAGGCCGCCTCGATCGCCGCGGCCCGACAAGACGACCACAGGAGGTCGACGTGA
- a CDS encoding EamA family transporter has protein sequence MKTIAGNIRTPARCGGHGLAATAAVVSGIAVYTNGIAVRRFGDATNYTTAKNLVAALVLVFVAVVAHGARGTRVAITTAPKAGIAAVAVAGSVPFVLFFEGLSRVNSTDAAFLHKTLVVWVAIGAVAVLGERLRWHHLVAIVAIGWGQHELVGGFGLGDPGSGETLITAATVIWAVEVVVTKRMLATTPAAAVSAARMGGGAIVLLTWAALRGALGDVVAIGWSGLGWVVLTGVVLAAFVALWHRALAVAPAIDVTAILAGGAVVTALLNGASGRASIGPAALGLALVAAGALMVAVQMRPTATPSGAAAR, from the coding sequence GTGAAGACGATCGCCGGGAACATCAGAACACCCGCCCGCTGCGGCGGCCACGGGCTCGCCGCCACTGCAGCCGTCGTCTCGGGCATCGCGGTCTACACCAACGGGATCGCCGTGCGCCGCTTCGGCGACGCGACGAACTACACGACGGCCAAGAACCTCGTCGCGGCGCTGGTTCTCGTCTTCGTCGCGGTCGTCGCGCACGGGGCACGCGGGACCCGCGTCGCGATCACCACCGCCCCGAAGGCGGGCATCGCTGCCGTGGCCGTGGCCGGCAGCGTCCCGTTCGTCCTGTTCTTCGAAGGGCTGTCACGCGTGAACAGCACCGACGCGGCGTTCCTCCACAAGACCCTCGTCGTGTGGGTGGCGATCGGCGCCGTCGCCGTGCTCGGCGAGCGCCTCCGGTGGCACCACCTCGTTGCGATCGTCGCCATCGGTTGGGGTCAACACGAACTCGTCGGTGGGTTCGGCCTCGGTGATCCCGGGTCCGGTGAGACGCTCATAACCGCGGCCACCGTGATCTGGGCCGTCGAGGTGGTCGTGACGAAGCGCATGCTCGCGACGACGCCAGCCGCCGCCGTGAGTGCGGCCCGGATGGGCGGGGGTGCCATCGTGCTGCTCACCTGGGCGGCGCTGCGGGGCGCCCTCGGCGACGTGGTCGCGATCGGCTGGAGCGGCCTGGGGTGGGTGGTGCTCACAGGCGTCGTTCTCGCGGCGTTCGTGGCCCTGTGGCACCGGGCACTGGCGGTGGCCCCCGCGATCGACGTCACGGCAATCCTCGCCGGCGGCGCCGTCGTGACGGCCCTTCTGAACGGAGCGTCGGGGCGGGCCTCGATCGGTCCGGCGGCGCTCGGTCTGGCACTCGTCGCCGCCGGTGCGCTGATGGTCGCCGTTCAGATGCGCCCCACCGCGACCCCGAGCGGCGCGGCGGCGCGATGA
- a CDS encoding nickel-dependent hydrogenase large subunit: MTHKARGGRLVGTEALARVEGEGAMYVEIDGDEVRDVRLDIYEPPRFYEGFLRGRAWSEPPDITARICGICPVAYQMSACAAIEDAFGVDAGDPIRRLRRLLYAGEWIESHTLHIHFLHAPDFFGVDSGIELAAIDRPAVERALELKKLGNRIVERIGGRAIHPVNIRVGGFHRLPTRREIAETREDMARATDLAEAVVDWVSRFDFPDFETTHELVAVQDPAGYPVLGDRIVSDRGLDIAVGDFDDHVVETHVPHSTALHAHLVERGEYLVGPLARYSLASAALAPRAAAAARAAGLGTRCRNPFRSIVVRAVETLHACEIALDVVEDYIEPPAAHAVVEPRAGVGHGVTEAPRGLLYHRYAFDAEGTITDVSIVPPTSQNQAAIEHDLWHFVEDNLDLGDDELRRSAEVTIRNHDPCISCATHFLDLTVVRS, translated from the coding sequence ATGACCCACAAGGCACGGGGCGGACGACTGGTGGGCACCGAAGCTCTCGCACGCGTCGAGGGCGAGGGAGCGATGTACGTCGAGATCGACGGCGACGAGGTCCGCGACGTCCGACTCGACATCTACGAGCCACCCCGGTTCTACGAGGGGTTCCTGCGCGGGAGAGCCTGGTCGGAGCCGCCCGACATCACCGCGCGGATCTGCGGCATCTGCCCCGTCGCCTACCAGATGAGCGCATGCGCGGCGATCGAGGACGCGTTCGGCGTCGACGCCGGCGACCCGATCCGCCGGCTGCGGCGCCTTCTGTACGCCGGGGAGTGGATCGAGAGCCACACACTCCACATCCACTTCCTGCACGCTCCGGATTTCTTCGGCGTCGACAGCGGCATCGAGCTCGCCGCCATCGACCGCCCGGCGGTGGAGCGGGCACTCGAGTTGAAGAAGCTCGGCAACCGCATCGTCGAGCGGATCGGCGGAAGAGCCATCCATCCCGTGAACATCCGCGTCGGGGGTTTCCACCGGCTGCCGACGCGCCGCGAGATCGCCGAGACCCGCGAGGACATGGCACGCGCCACGGATCTCGCAGAGGCCGTCGTCGACTGGGTCTCGCGCTTCGACTTCCCGGACTTCGAGACGACCCACGAACTCGTCGCGGTGCAGGATCCGGCGGGGTACCCCGTGCTCGGGGACAGGATCGTCTCGGACCGTGGACTCGACATCGCTGTGGGCGACTTCGACGACCACGTCGTCGAGACCCATGTCCCCCACTCGACCGCGCTGCACGCGCACCTCGTCGAGCGCGGCGAGTACCTGGTCGGCCCGCTCGCGCGCTACAGCCTCGCATCGGCCGCCCTGGCTCCCCGCGCCGCTGCGGCCGCCCGAGCCGCGGGCCTGGGCACCCGATGCCGCAACCCCTTCCGCAGCATCGTCGTGCGCGCCGTCGAGACCCTGCACGCATGTGAGATCGCACTCGATGTCGTCGAGGACTACATCGAGCCTCCCGCCGCCCATGCGGTGGTGGAGCCCCGCGCCGGCGTCGGGCACGGCGTGACCGAAGCTCCCCGGGGCCTGCTGTATCACCGTTACGCCTTCGACGCCGAGGGAACGATCACCGACGTATCGATCGTCCCGCCGACCTCTCAGAACCAGGCCGCCATCGAACACGACCTGTGGCACTTCGTCGAGGACAACCTGGATCTCGGCGACGACGAACTGCGTCGCAGCGCCGAGGTCACGATCCGCAACCACGACCCCTGCATCTCGTGCGCGACCCACTTCCTCGACCTGACGGTCGTGCGGTCATGA
- a CDS encoding hydrogenase maturation protease → MRPVVIGVGNRWRGDDGVGPAVIDLLRADGRLDTTVADLAELDGEATRLVDAMAHRSLAVVVDAMRSGAAPGTVRSLVAGEVDLPTTTSLSSHGAGVAHAAGLAAALDRMPDRLVVIGVEISATADEGPLSAEVTAALPEAAARVVEEVRRHVSR, encoded by the coding sequence ATGAGACCCGTCGTCATCGGGGTCGGCAACCGCTGGCGGGGCGACGACGGCGTCGGCCCGGCCGTGATCGACCTGTTGCGTGCCGACGGTCGGCTGGACACAACCGTTGCGGATCTCGCCGAACTGGACGGCGAGGCGACGCGGCTGGTCGACGCGATGGCGCACCGCTCCCTCGCTGTGGTCGTCGACGCCATGCGGTCCGGCGCAGCGCCGGGCACCGTACGGTCCCTGGTGGCTGGTGAGGTTGACCTGCCCACCACGACGTCGCTCAGCAGCCATGGCGCCGGGGTCGCGCATGCGGCGGGACTGGCCGCCGCCCTCGACCGGATGCCGGACCGACTCGTCGTGATCGGCGTGGAGATATCGGCGACCGCCGACGAGGGCCCGCTGTCGGCCGAAGTGACAGCCGCTCTTCCCGAGGCGGCGGCTCGCGTCGTCGAGGAGGTTCGACGCCATGTGTCTCGCTGA